In Micromonospora sp. NBC_01813, the following are encoded in one genomic region:
- a CDS encoding class F sortase codes for MARPASTGGRGRSWLISFAQQIGTAGTTAHTVAPRVSTYGRARPAGPQDQPGTLPAIPGTARGVARAPLRGVAAVPGQGPGAGRRPAGRSAAGHGPGPRRRRGWPGLGLLRPGGRTGGRAAAGGRGGAHGYPGRRGAPRWSPVAVALIVFGVFFAGFGFERVTGTPLTQWLPGGDRHSVRDHPPMGASDPVSLNIPALNLQAAVHDVGLSEDGTIEVPELNRHNEAGWYVASPSPGENGPAVIVGHVDTRTGPSVFHQAGALHPGAQIQVRRMDGSVAVFEVTSVEQFDKSSLPVDRVYADFSRPGLRLITCGGRWVGGSTGYADNVVVFAALVDAQGG; via the coding sequence GTGGCCCGTCCCGCGTCGACTGGCGGCCGCGGCCGCAGCTGGCTGATCTCGTTCGCGCAGCAGATCGGGACGGCCGGCACCACGGCGCACACGGTCGCCCCCCGGGTGTCGACGTACGGTCGGGCGCGGCCGGCCGGGCCGCAGGATCAGCCGGGGACGCTGCCGGCGATCCCCGGCACGGCCCGGGGGGTGGCCCGCGCGCCGCTGCGCGGCGTCGCGGCCGTGCCGGGCCAGGGTCCGGGCGCCGGGCGGCGCCCGGCCGGACGATCGGCGGCCGGACATGGGCCGGGGCCGCGACGACGGCGTGGCTGGCCCGGTCTCGGACTGCTGCGGCCAGGCGGGCGTACGGGTGGCCGGGCGGCGGCCGGCGGCCGGGGCGGGGCGCACGGCTACCCGGGTCGCCGTGGCGCACCCCGGTGGAGTCCGGTGGCGGTGGCGCTGATCGTCTTCGGCGTCTTCTTCGCCGGCTTCGGCTTCGAGCGGGTCACTGGGACGCCGCTGACGCAGTGGCTGCCGGGCGGTGACCGGCACTCGGTCCGGGATCATCCGCCGATGGGTGCCAGCGACCCGGTCAGTCTGAACATCCCGGCGTTGAATCTGCAGGCCGCCGTGCACGATGTCGGTCTGAGCGAGGACGGCACGATCGAGGTGCCGGAGCTGAACCGGCACAACGAGGCCGGCTGGTACGTGGCGAGCCCGTCCCCGGGGGAGAACGGGCCGGCCGTCATCGTCGGCCACGTGGACACCCGTACCGGACCGTCGGTGTTCCACCAGGCGGGCGCGCTGCATCCGGGCGCGCAGATCCAGGTCCGTCGGATGGACGGGTCGGTGGCGGTGTTCGAGGTGACGTCGGTGGAGCAGTTCGACAAGTCGTCGTTGCCGGTGGACCGGGTGTACGCCGACTTCAGCCGCCCCGGGCTACGCCTGATCACCTGCGGCGGCCGGTGGGTCGGCGGGTCGACCGGGTACGCGGACAACGTGGTGGTGTTCGCCGCCCTGGTCGACGCCCAGGGCGGCTGA
- a CDS encoding amidase encodes MPQIHELTALEQAGAIRRGELCSLDVVEHYLARIDAHSDTVGAFVTVTADSAREQATALDETPPGVRHRHHPGPLYGVPLAIKDLTLTAGVRTTFGSAAFADYVPTVDADVVRLLRAAGTISLGKTTAAELGCSLYSEGLVAPPARNPWDLDCTAGGSSGGAAAAVAAGLVPFAQGSDGGGSCRIPAAICGLVGYKPTRGLVSGGPLGGGGFGLPSHGPIARTVADAAALLDAMAVPVPGEPYLPPPAPPGGYLAAARRADPGRLRIGRFTTPMLADEPVHPDCVAAVDRATALLADAGHEVVEIPAPLRPDLWPLFETIWYVLALTPVPPERQAQLLPLTRLLRERGGAISAATLVATLAELQVQVRLAMHAVAGLDLLLCPTLSRPQAPVGWFTETGDPAQDFERQRRFSPYCAVFNVTGQPSVSVPVAQSAAGQPVGVLLTGQGGADATVLAAAAQLEERAGQAGRHPEIWRAGGSATVKASERVRAGGAARSEAADVR; translated from the coding sequence ATGCCGCAGATCCATGAGCTGACCGCGTTGGAGCAGGCGGGCGCGATCCGCCGGGGCGAGTTGTGCAGCCTCGACGTCGTCGAGCACTACCTGGCCCGGATCGACGCGCACTCGGACACCGTCGGCGCGTTCGTCACCGTCACCGCCGACAGCGCCCGCGAACAGGCCACGGCCCTCGACGAGACGCCGCCGGGCGTCCGGCACCGCCACCACCCCGGCCCGCTGTACGGCGTACCGCTGGCGATCAAGGACCTGACCCTCACCGCCGGGGTCCGGACCACCTTCGGCTCCGCCGCTTTCGCCGACTACGTACCGACCGTCGACGCCGACGTGGTCCGGCTGCTGCGCGCGGCCGGCACCATCAGCCTCGGCAAGACCACCGCCGCAGAGCTGGGCTGCTCGCTCTACTCCGAAGGCCTGGTGGCCCCGCCGGCCCGTAACCCGTGGGACCTGGACTGCACCGCCGGCGGATCCAGCGGCGGGGCGGCCGCCGCGGTCGCCGCCGGACTGGTGCCGTTCGCCCAGGGCTCCGACGGCGGCGGATCGTGCCGAATCCCGGCGGCGATCTGCGGCCTGGTCGGCTACAAGCCGACCCGGGGACTGGTCTCCGGCGGGCCGCTCGGCGGCGGCGGTTTCGGGCTGCCCAGCCACGGCCCGATCGCCCGGACCGTCGCCGACGCCGCCGCCCTGCTCGACGCGATGGCGGTGCCGGTGCCCGGTGAGCCGTACCTGCCGCCGCCCGCGCCACCGGGCGGATATCTCGCCGCCGCCCGCCGGGCCGACCCCGGCCGGCTGCGGATCGGCCGGTTCACCACCCCGATGCTCGCCGACGAACCGGTGCACCCCGACTGCGTGGCCGCGGTGGACCGCGCCACGGCGCTGCTTGCCGACGCCGGGCACGAGGTGGTCGAGATCCCCGCGCCGCTGCGGCCTGATCTGTGGCCACTGTTCGAAACCATCTGGTACGTGCTGGCGCTGACCCCGGTGCCGCCGGAACGTCAGGCGCAGCTGTTGCCGCTGACCCGGCTGCTGCGCGAGCGGGGCGGCGCGATCAGCGCGGCGACCCTGGTCGCCACCCTGGCCGAGCTCCAGGTCCAGGTCCGCCTGGCGATGCACGCGGTCGCCGGGCTGGACCTGCTGCTCTGTCCGACGCTGAGCAGGCCGCAGGCCCCGGTCGGCTGGTTCACCGAAACCGGTGACCCGGCGCAGGACTTCGAGCGGCAGCGGCGCTTCTCGCCGTACTGTGCGGTGTTCAACGTCACCGGGCAACCGTCGGTGTCCGTACCGGTGGCGCAGAGTGCGGCCGGGCAGCCGGTGGGGGTCCTGCTGACCGGCCAGGGCGGCGCGGACGCCACCGTGCTGGCCGCTGCCGCCCAACTGGAGGAGCGAGCAGGGCAGGCCGGCCGGCACCCGGAGATCTGGCGGGCCGGCGGCTCCGCTACCGTGAAAGCGTCTGAGCGGGTACGGGCTGGCGGAGCGGCCAGGTCCGAGGCTGCAGACGTCCGCTGA
- the ctaJ gene encoding aa3-type cytochrome oxidase subunit CtaJ has protein sequence MSVTSTVLYFVVIPAVIVLVVTGLAMIGGRGGTDRRYRPGRPFEFTPVWFVSTGDQSAGTRAAAVPAGAEPAAIGSADSGAGQIRPGATGGASDRW, from the coding sequence TTGTCTGTTACCAGTACGGTGCTCTACTTCGTCGTGATTCCGGCGGTCATCGTGCTCGTGGTGACCGGCCTGGCGATGATCGGCGGGCGCGGCGGGACGGACCGCCGGTACCGACCTGGCCGGCCGTTCGAGTTCACCCCGGTCTGGTTCGTGTCGACGGGTGACCAGTCGGCGGGGACCCGCGCGGCGGCGGTGCCGGCTGGCGCGGAGCCGGCCGCGATCGGTTCGGCCGACAGCGGTGCCGGGCAGATCCGGCCGGGAGCGACGGGAGGCGCAAGTGACCGTTGGTGA
- a CDS encoding DUF5130 family protein, producing MTVGEQVHEQASESTRVSATLPGPFGTRQLLRLDEALRLADEATGLAFSIYVGDLEEPTREYAVTLHRQLADPDHAVLIAVSPNQRLLEIVTGAEARSRIPDRDAKLAALSMVASFGGGDLAGGLVSGIDQLASRAGKA from the coding sequence GTGACCGTTGGTGAGCAGGTCCACGAGCAGGCCAGCGAGTCGACGCGGGTGTCCGCGACGCTGCCGGGGCCGTTCGGCACCCGCCAGCTGCTGCGCCTCGACGAGGCGTTGCGGCTGGCCGACGAGGCCACCGGTCTGGCGTTCAGCATCTACGTCGGCGACCTTGAGGAGCCGACCCGTGAGTACGCGGTGACGCTGCACCGGCAGCTCGCCGACCCGGACCACGCCGTACTCATCGCCGTGTCGCCGAACCAGCGGCTGCTGGAGATCGTCACCGGTGCCGAGGCCCGCAGCCGGATCCCGGACCGGGACGCGAAACTCGCCGCGCTGTCCATGGTGGCGTCCTTCGGCGGCGGCGACCTGGCCGGCGGCCTGGTCAGCGGCATCGACCAGCTGGCGTCGCGGGCCGGCAAGGCCTGA
- a CDS encoding NAD(P)-dependent alcohol dehydrogenase — protein sequence MRAIQLTAPGTLELVEVPTPTPGPGEVLLATAAVGACHSDLHILDAPAGSFPTPMTLGHEIAGRVAEVGSGVTGWSQGDAVAVYGIIGCGRCRACLRGLENQCRTVPVGGIGLSRDGGLADHVVVPADRLLPLGELDPVQGAPLTDAGLTPYHAIALSRDALRPGTSAVVIGVGGLGHMAVQILSVTTAATIIAVDTSEAALRLAKRMGAHHTVQAGPGAAEQIRQLTGPAPDGAEVVLDFVCVDASLDTARQVVSTGGQLTLVGLGGGTLPMTPTAGPPPVPLETSAVIPFWGTRAELAEVIALGKQGLLRAEVQTFPLTEAVQAYQALRDGEIHGRAVIVP from the coding sequence ATGCGTGCCATCCAACTCACCGCGCCAGGCACTCTCGAACTGGTGGAGGTGCCCACCCCGACCCCTGGACCGGGCGAAGTCCTGCTGGCCACGGCGGCGGTCGGTGCCTGCCACTCGGACCTGCACATCCTCGACGCGCCTGCCGGCTCCTTCCCCACCCCGATGACCCTCGGCCATGAGATCGCCGGCCGGGTCGCCGAGGTCGGCTCCGGAGTCACCGGCTGGTCGCAGGGGGATGCGGTCGCCGTCTACGGGATCATCGGCTGCGGACGCTGCCGGGCCTGTCTGCGCGGGCTGGAGAACCAGTGCCGCACGGTGCCGGTCGGTGGCATCGGCCTCAGCCGTGACGGCGGCCTCGCCGACCACGTCGTGGTGCCGGCGGACCGGCTGCTGCCGCTGGGCGAACTGGATCCGGTGCAGGGGGCCCCGTTGACCGACGCCGGCCTCACCCCGTACCACGCGATCGCGCTGAGCCGCGACGCGCTACGGCCCGGCACCAGCGCCGTGGTGATCGGCGTCGGCGGGCTCGGCCACATGGCGGTGCAGATCCTGTCGGTGACCACCGCCGCGACGATCATCGCGGTCGACACCAGCGAGGCCGCGTTGCGGCTGGCCAAGCGGATGGGTGCGCACCACACGGTGCAGGCCGGTCCTGGGGCGGCCGAGCAGATCCGTCAGCTCACCGGTCCGGCACCGGACGGCGCCGAGGTGGTCCTCGACTTCGTCTGCGTCGACGCGAGTCTGGACACCGCCCGCCAGGTGGTCTCGACCGGCGGTCAGCTGACGCTGGTCGGCCTGGGCGGCGGCACGCTGCCCATGACGCCGACCGCAGGGCCGCCGCCGGTGCCGTTGGAGACCAGCGCGGTCATCCCGTTCTGGGGCACCCGCGCCGAGCTGGCCGAGGTGATCGCGCTCGGCAAGCAGGGGCTGCTCCGCGCCGAGGTGCAGACCTTCCCGCTGACCGAGGCGGTGCAGGCGTACCAGGCGTTGCGCGACGGTGAGATCCACGGCCGCGCCGTGATCGTGCCGTAG
- a CDS encoding PIN domain-containing protein, protein MILVGDTSGLVAAFNIDDPEHTAARRAFAEASATVISPLVFAEIEHIITRNVDRKTAHAVQDWLLGQERNLRVLVPEVSATVLRRARTVQSRYVAVRLDLADAVNVVLAERYETDAVLTLDRRDFRAVRPLSSHKAFRVLPDDL, encoded by the coding sequence ATGATCCTTGTCGGGGACACCTCCGGGCTGGTGGCCGCGTTCAACATCGACGATCCTGAGCACACCGCTGCGCGTAGGGCTTTCGCCGAGGCGTCGGCGACGGTGATCTCACCATTGGTGTTCGCAGAGATCGAGCACATCATCACCCGGAACGTGGACCGCAAGACGGCACACGCGGTGCAGGACTGGCTGCTGGGGCAGGAGCGGAACCTGCGAGTCCTGGTCCCGGAGGTGAGCGCGACCGTGCTGCGCAGGGCCCGTACGGTCCAGTCACGGTACGTGGCGGTGCGCCTGGATCTCGCGGACGCGGTGAACGTCGTGCTTGCCGAGCGGTACGAGACAGATGCGGTCTTGACGCTTGACCGGCGAGACTTCCGAGCTGTCCGGCCATTGAGCAGTCACAAGGCGTTCCGGGTCCTGCCCGACGACCTGTGA
- the tnpB gene encoding IS607 family element RNA-guided endonuclease TnpB: MKTIQAYRFALDLTSRQERDVLAHAGAARLAHNWALAKVKAVMDQRIAERSYGVPDELLTPSLSWSLAGLRKAWNAAKPEVAPWWGEVSKEAFNTGLDALARGLKNWTDSRSGKRAGRPSGFPRFKSRRRTTPSVRFTTGAIRVEPDRMHVVLPRLGRLKLHESARKLARRIEAGTARIMSATVRRDGGRWHVSFTVEVERAERSPARPGSVVGVDVGIRHLAVLSTGELVDNPRHLVAARQRMHALGRTLSRKQGPDRRTGRRPSKRWERAASRLGRAHARVAHLRRDGLHKLTTRLATTYGTVVVEDLNVTGMLRNRRLARHVADAGFAEIRRQLAYKTGWNGGRLVVADRWYPSSKTCSGCGTVKTKLALSEREYRCEACGLVIDRDRNAAVNLAALAAATAGSGPVAARGADQKTRTRGQVAVKREPGTAQADQTGTVLPQGRTTNRALTKAH, from the coding sequence GTGAAAACGATCCAGGCGTACCGGTTCGCCCTCGACCTCACCTCGCGCCAGGAACGCGACGTCCTTGCACACGCTGGGGCCGCCCGGCTCGCCCACAACTGGGCGCTCGCGAAGGTCAAGGCGGTCATGGACCAGCGCATCGCCGAACGCTCCTACGGCGTACCAGACGAGTTGCTGACGCCATCACTGTCCTGGTCGCTGGCCGGTCTTCGGAAGGCATGGAACGCCGCGAAGCCCGAAGTCGCGCCGTGGTGGGGTGAGGTGTCGAAGGAGGCGTTCAACACCGGCCTCGACGCGCTCGCTCGCGGGTTGAAGAACTGGACTGACTCCCGCAGCGGGAAACGCGCCGGTCGGCCGTCGGGTTTCCCCCGGTTCAAGTCCCGCCGCCGTACCACGCCCAGCGTACGGTTCACCACCGGGGCGATCCGGGTCGAACCGGACCGGATGCACGTGGTGCTACCCCGGCTGGGCCGGTTGAAGTTGCACGAGTCCGCCCGCAAGCTCGCCCGCCGTATTGAAGCCGGCACCGCCCGGATCATGTCCGCGACAGTGCGTCGTGATGGCGGACGGTGGCATGTGTCGTTCACCGTCGAGGTCGAACGCGCCGAACGCAGCCCGGCCCGACCCGGCTCGGTGGTTGGTGTGGACGTCGGTATCCGGCATCTCGCGGTGCTGTCCACCGGCGAGTTGGTCGACAACCCGCGCCACCTCGTGGCCGCGCGGCAACGGATGCATGCGCTCGGCCGGACGCTGTCGCGCAAGCAGGGCCCGGACCGGCGTACCGGACGACGTCCCTCGAAGCGGTGGGAACGGGCCGCGAGCCGGCTCGGTCGTGCTCACGCCCGGGTCGCTCATCTGCGCCGTGATGGGCTGCACAAGCTCACCACCCGACTCGCCACGACGTACGGCACCGTTGTGGTGGAAGACCTCAACGTCACCGGCATGCTGCGCAACCGGCGGTTGGCTCGGCACGTCGCCGACGCCGGATTCGCGGAGATCCGCCGCCAGTTGGCGTACAAGACCGGATGGAACGGCGGCCGGCTTGTGGTGGCCGACCGCTGGTACCCGTCCAGCAAGACCTGCTCGGGCTGTGGCACGGTGAAAACCAAGCTGGCCCTGTCCGAGCGTGAATACCGGTGTGAGGCGTGCGGTCTAGTCATCGACCGTGACCGCAACGCCGCTGTGAACCTGGCCGCCCTTGCGGCGGCAACCGCCGGGAGTGGCCCGGTGGCAGCACGTGGAGCCGACCAGAAGACCCGCACACGCGGGCAGGTGGCCGTGAAGCGTGAACCCGGCACCGCTCAAGCGGATCAGACCGGGACCGTCCTACCGCAAGGCAGGACTACCAACCGTGCGCTCACTAAAGCCCACTGA
- a CDS encoding IS607 family transposase — translation MNLKEWAASTGIAYITARRQYAAGTLPVPTYRIGRLIMVGEPVTGTSAETGQTVVYARVSSADQKSDLDRQVARVTVWATGQKLGVDRVVTEVGSALNGHRKKFLALLRDPKVATIVVEHRDRFARFGAEYVEAALAAQGRRLLVVDPAEVDDDLVRDVTEILTSLCARLYGRRAGANRARRAVEAATESGPA, via the coding sequence GTGAACCTCAAGGAGTGGGCAGCGTCGACCGGCATCGCGTACATCACCGCTCGGCGACAGTACGCAGCCGGGACGCTGCCTGTTCCCACCTACCGGATCGGTCGACTGATCATGGTCGGTGAGCCGGTCACCGGCACGTCGGCCGAGACGGGGCAGACCGTGGTGTACGCCCGGGTGTCCTCAGCCGATCAGAAATCCGACCTGGACCGGCAGGTCGCCCGGGTCACCGTGTGGGCCACCGGGCAGAAACTCGGCGTCGATCGGGTGGTGACCGAGGTTGGATCCGCGTTGAACGGGCACCGCAAGAAGTTCCTCGCGCTGCTGCGCGACCCGAAGGTGGCAACGATCGTGGTTGAGCATCGGGACCGGTTCGCCCGGTTCGGGGCCGAGTACGTTGAGGCGGCGCTGGCCGCGCAGGGCCGCCGACTGCTGGTGGTCGACCCGGCTGAGGTCGACGATGATCTGGTCCGCGACGTGACGGAGATCCTGACGTCGTTGTGCGCCCGCCTGTACGGGCGTCGCGCTGGCGCGAACCGTGCCCGCCGGGCGGTCGAAGCCGCCACCGAGAGTGGCCCGGCGTGA
- a CDS encoding DUF397 domain-containing protein: MNTVDPIWRTSSRSSSNGGECVEVADNVPGRVLVRDSKDRDSGALTFAPAAWQSFVAEVSSKH; this comes from the coding sequence ATGAACACAGTTGACCCGATCTGGCGTACGTCCTCCCGCAGCAGCAGCAACGGTGGCGAGTGCGTCGAGGTAGCCGACAACGTCCCCGGTCGCGTGCTCGTCCGCGACAGCAAGGACCGCGACAGCGGGGCCCTGACCTTCGCGCCGGCTGCCTGGCAGTCGTTCGTCGCCGAGGTCAGCTCCAAGCACTGA
- a CDS encoding helix-turn-helix domain-containing protein produces MKKPTARPASAANTTPTKVNICRSSIRIENPIPPWTGRLNQRKMSGGHSPTNNSGSVKLPDTNEFRHALRRERMAQGMSQDALGAKIPISGSQIGNYESGKSIPPLDIADGLDKVLGTGTEMRELAEEARGEAVAPGLRPWTENEERATLLRMHQPLVIPGLLQTEEYARAIITAGVHTELQVEEMTRERMERKAATLDRADPVTLTAIVGEPALRYGDPSIMKDQLAHLVDIGHRPNVLVRVIPFSVGLHAGQAGAFIVATLVNDDRVGYLDDQLAGRIISTAREVGRLERLWENVSDVALSGRQSRDLIQRMIDEHS; encoded by the coding sequence GTGAAGAAGCCAACGGCCAGACCCGCCAGCGCCGCCAATACGACTCCCACCAAGGTCAACATTTGCCGCTCCTCAATTCGAATCGAGAATCCGATTCCACCCTGGACGGGACGGCTGAATCAGCGGAAGATGTCGGGTGGGCACTCACCAACCAATAACTCTGGGAGCGTCAAGTTGCCTGACACGAACGAGTTTCGACACGCGCTTCGCCGCGAGCGCATGGCCCAAGGCATGTCGCAAGACGCCCTCGGCGCCAAGATCCCTATTAGCGGATCGCAGATCGGAAACTACGAGTCCGGCAAGTCGATCCCGCCACTCGACATCGCTGACGGCCTTGACAAGGTTCTGGGCACCGGGACGGAGATGCGGGAGCTCGCCGAGGAGGCACGCGGGGAGGCCGTTGCCCCTGGCCTGCGGCCGTGGACGGAGAACGAGGAGCGAGCCACCCTCCTGCGGATGCACCAACCGCTCGTCATCCCGGGTCTGCTCCAGACCGAGGAGTATGCCCGAGCGATCATCACCGCAGGCGTGCACACCGAGTTGCAGGTCGAAGAGATGACCCGCGAGCGGATGGAGCGAAAGGCCGCCACCCTGGACCGCGCCGACCCGGTGACGTTGACCGCAATAGTCGGCGAGCCCGCACTACGGTACGGGGACCCGTCGATCATGAAGGACCAGCTTGCGCACCTGGTGGACATCGGTCACCGACCGAATGTCCTCGTGCGGGTGATCCCGTTCTCCGTCGGCCTGCACGCCGGCCAGGCAGGGGCGTTCATCGTGGCGACCCTGGTCAATGACGATCGCGTCGGCTACCTCGACGACCAACTCGCCGGCCGGATCATCTCCACAGCTCGGGAGGTGGGTAGGCTGGAGAGGTTGTGGGAGAATGTGAGCGATGTAGCCCTGTCCGGCCGGCAGTCACGAGACCTGATTCAAAGGATGATCGATGAACACAGTTGA
- a CDS encoding GNAT family N-acetyltransferase yields the protein MAAVVRVRAATAADVEPLAELLAQASVLDPVVAWLVGDYALRYLTAHRFFAAEAEFGVRHGIVDVAGDLDGVAVWFPHPSDRLLGAEHQRRRLRSCGDRHGPYSHFAFTAGRLEPTGRHHHLACLAAAPWLRRRGIGAALLAAHHARLDRIGMPAVTEASSARAKAFYERHGYRVVRVAHLPAGGPPLWAMRRSGDPVDQPPMAAALRVG from the coding sequence GTGGCTGCCGTGGTGAGGGTGCGGGCGGCGACGGCCGCTGATGTGGAGCCGCTTGCGGAGTTGTTGGCGCAGGCGAGTGTGCTGGATCCGGTGGTGGCCTGGCTGGTGGGTGACTACGCGTTGCGGTATCTGACGGCGCATCGGTTCTTCGCCGCTGAGGCGGAGTTCGGGGTGCGGCACGGCATCGTGGATGTCGCGGGTGATCTGGATGGGGTGGCGGTGTGGTTTCCGCATCCGTCCGATCGGCTGCTCGGTGCGGAGCATCAGCGGCGGCGGTTGCGGTCGTGTGGTGACCGGCATGGCCCGTACTCCCATTTCGCCTTCACTGCGGGGCGGTTGGAGCCGACAGGTCGGCATCATCATCTGGCGTGCCTGGCTGCCGCGCCGTGGCTACGGCGGCGGGGGATCGGGGCGGCGTTGCTGGCCGCGCATCATGCCCGGCTGGACCGGATCGGGATGCCGGCGGTGACCGAGGCGAGCAGCGCACGGGCCAAGGCGTTCTACGAACGCCACGGCTACCGCGTCGTACGGGTGGCCCACCTGCCGGCCGGCGGGCCGCCGCTGTGGGCGATGCGCCGCTCCGGCGACCCGGTCGACCAACCACCGATGGCCGCCGCACTGCGCGTCGGCTGA
- a CDS encoding helix-turn-helix domain-containing protein, which yields MKGYHTRWTVPDEHRASPEYVEAGARIALGQAVYDRRVALGLSQAELAARAGTTQTVISRLEGGAVTPTLPLLHRLAGALEGELDIKITGTSTRAEFPLAS from the coding sequence ATGAAGGGGTACCACACCAGGTGGACTGTTCCGGACGAGCACCGGGCAAGCCCTGAGTACGTCGAGGCCGGCGCCCGCATCGCCCTCGGTCAGGCCGTCTACGATCGCCGGGTCGCGCTCGGGCTGAGCCAGGCCGAGCTCGCCGCCCGGGCTGGCACCACACAGACCGTGATCTCGCGGCTCGAAGGCGGCGCGGTCACGCCGACGCTCCCGCTGCTGCATCGCCTGGCCGGAGCACTGGAAGGCGAGCTGGACATCAAGATCACCGGCACCAGCACCCGTGCGGAGTTCCCGCTCGCCTCGTGA